The following are encoded in a window of Harmonia axyridis chromosome 7, icHarAxyr1.1, whole genome shotgun sequence genomic DNA:
- the LOC123684221 gene encoding uncharacterized protein LOC123684221, producing MNSLIVLAVISMAALASAGTLLGGAALTTGPLATTSLVSPLGVHQANVLSAPWNSGVLASPSWVGSPLLQRTVSTHGVLGSPWLSSSAIVAQPTLVHGGLVGARTIW from the exons ATGAATTCCCTC ATTGTTCTTGCTGTTATCTCCATGGCTGCTTTGGCCAGTGCTGGTACACTTCTTGGAGGAGCAGCTCTTACTACTGGCCCTCTCGCCACAACCTCTCTAGTCTCACCCCTAGGTGTTCACCAAGCTAACGTTCTTTCTGCACCATGGAACAGTGGCGTACTGGCTTCCCCATCATGGGTAGGTAGTCCACTTTTGCAGAGGACTGTCTCCACCCATGGAGTTTTGGGATCACCCTGGCTCAGTTCTTCAGCTATAGTAGCTCAGCCAACTTTAGTCCATGGAGGTTTGGTTGGAGCCCGTACCATCTGGTAG
- the LOC123684222 gene encoding uncharacterized protein LOC123684222, whose amino-acid sequence MNSLIVLAVISMAALASAGTLLGGAALTTGPLATSSLVSPLGVHQANVLSAPWNSGVLASPSWVGSPLLQRTVSTHGVLGSPWLSSSAIVAQPTLVHGGLVGARTIW is encoded by the exons ATGAATTCCCTT ATTGTTCTTGCTGTTATCTCCATGGCTGCTCTGGCCAGTGCTGGTACACTTCTTGGAGGAGCAGCTCTTACTACTGGCCCTCTCGCCACATCCTCTCTAGTCTCACCCCTAGGTGTTCACCAAGCTAACGTTCTTTCTGCACCATGGAACAGTGGCGTACTGGCTTCCCCATCATGGGTAGGTAGTCCACTTTTGCAGAGGACTGTCTCCACCCATGGAGTTTTGGGATCACCCTGGCTCAGTTCTTCAGCTATAGTAGCTCAGCCAACTTTAGTCCATGGTGGTTTGGTTGGAGCCCGTACCATCTGGTAG
- the LOC123684218 gene encoding uncharacterized protein LOC123684218 isoform X3, translating into MKFFVVLAAISMASLANAGAILGGAPLATSSVLSTRLVANNAGLIASPLSGNIIGSPVLSSGLIQSPVLSRSIVGPQIIGSPLVSSSVLGSPILSRTIAAPGLVGSPLLGSTLVGSPVLSRSISTHGLVGSPLIRSSGIIGSSGLIGAPGLIQAPGILGSPVVSSW; encoded by the exons ATGAAATTCTTC GTCGTTCTTGCTGCCATTTCCATGGCTTCCCTCGCCAACGCTGGGGCAATCTTGGGTGGTGCACCCTTAGCAACATCTTCAGTTCTCTCCACCAGGCTGGTAGCCAACAACGCTGGATTAATTGCTTCACCTCTTAGCGGCAACATCATCGGCAGTCCAGTTCTTTCCTCAGGTTTGATCCAAAGCCCAGTACTCTCCAGATCCATCGTTGGTCCACAAATCATCGGTTCTCCATTGGTATCTTCTTCAGTATTGGGAAGTCCAATCCTCTCCAGAACTATTGCTGCTCCAGGACTCGTAGGTTCCCCATTGCTTGGATCAACTCTTGTTGGAAGCCCAGTTCTCTCCAGATCTATCTCTACTCACGGATTGGTCGGTTCTCCTTTGATTCGTTCTTCAGGAATCATTGGATCTTCAGGACTCATTGGTGCTCCAGGACTTATCCAAGCTCCAGGTATTCTTGGAAGCCCAGTTGTAAGCAGCTGGTGA